The following DNA comes from Triticum aestivum cultivar Chinese Spring chromosome 3D, IWGSC CS RefSeq v2.1, whole genome shotgun sequence.
AATTTGTGGTATATATTTTATTTTGTGCCAATTGGACCACCCTGACATAAAATCCTGGCTACGCCACTGCCAGCCGCCGTCTCTAACCGTGCACGAGTGATCTACCTgtgctctgtctctctctctctctctgaacctGGCCGGAAATGCTTGCTAGTTCATCACAAATCCAAATGCTGCATGGCATTGGCATCTTGAATTAATTAACCCGTGTCCCATGATGTTGATGTTACACTTACTCGAGAAGTGTTTGTTGACTTTGTTTGTGTGTCCATACGTACTACAACACAATGCATGCTCAGGCGCCCGGCTCGCTGACTTTCGTGAGCTCTATCGTGACCTCGTAATCACATGAAAGATGAAGCGAGAAACTACTAAGTAGTACTTGAGTCTTGAAGTGTCTTTCTGATCTTCCCCTGGTACCTATCTTGTGTACCGTAGTTTCTTCCTCAAATTAACCAGTACAAATGGAAGATGATAACAAGCACATGTGTTCAACTCATCAATTTTACGGCTAGCATTTTTTTGGCATTCAGTAACATTCAGTTGGACAAAACAACATTTTTTGTCATGCTCCGTCCTAAAACCACCATTAGCAACATTCAGTTGGATAAAACAAAAACCGCCCCTTgattgttggagactttatatgcCAGAAAAGGAGTAGTAGCGAAGTTGTTGGTCACATGAGAAGTGCCGAAGCCACCCCGAGTGGACGGACACGGACGGTCTAGGAGCTTCATTCGAGGTGGTTGCCAACTAatttgggtctttcgcgataaaaGACGGGTTAGAAAATCGTTTCTGGGAAGACATATGGCTGGGAAATTCCAATCTCTGAGAACAATACCCAGCCTTATACACCATTGCTCGTGATTAAAATAATACTATTGCACATGTGCACAGTTCGTCTCCGCCGAATATTTCGTTCAGGCGGGACTTGATTGCCCCCCGACTTATGTCATGGCATAATCTTCTATCCCGACTGgattcgattaacctgacacaaggcCGGGTTGTttttcgctggaaccttactacatcgggGTCTTTCACAGTAGACTCTATCTATCGTGCGCTAATGCATTTTGAGGTACCAGTgagtaataacaagaaaatttggaaGTCGAAGATTTCACTAAaagttaaaatcttcatgtggtatcttcgtaggggagttgtgctaaccaaagacaacctTGCATGACGCAACTGGCCAGGAAGTAAGCAGTGTTGCTTTTGtgctcatgacgagacaatcaagcacctcttttttcaatgcaagttctacatggtcagtcatccaaatcgcgtcaaatttgtatccgcccataAGTGTTGCCAATATATTTGATCATTGATTGGACGgtatttcaaataagttcaaaacgctaataagggtgggagcgtatgccttactTTGGTCGCTTTGGCCATGTAAACATAATTTAATTTTTAAGgacaaaaatgcttctcctctacaggttattttccgttgtacgcacttGCTTCGTATGTGGTCTACGCTACAACGACAGGAGCACCAACCGTTGTTCAAGGCGTTGTGTACGCGGTTGGACCAGGCGGCTATGGAGGTTTTTTTTTCCAACATGGGTGGCATCATAACTTCTGAATCGATCTACCTCCATTTTTGACATAGGTATAGTGTCGGTCTATAAGACTCTACTGTTGTCGACTTGTCATTTTTGTTACTTTTCCTTTCGACAGACTTTTGTTGTTTGGCtttgtgcatcctagttatgcagaggccgggtggtACTCATAATGTTTTCTAtccacttgatgctacattttgagataataaaagcaCCCTTTATAAAAAAAACTAACATGGGTAGAGAACTGCTAGTGCCACACTGATGTGCAGCAGAACCGGCCCGGTGATCAGACCGAAGAAAAACAGACCGTTCCAGCAGTCGAAACGGAAAATCCCGGAACCCGCAACTGCGGTGGTTCTTCAGGCCTTGCAGACCTTTCGAGCAATCAAACTGAAAAAAATCGGACGAACCAGTTAAAAACCAGTGAACCGAGCGGTTTATGCAGAACCATGGGGTTCAATGTTGTTTCCTCAAAAGCCCATCAATCCAATTCATTTGCCGTGAGTAAGCCAAGGATGAAAAGAAAAAGAGGATCCCGCAAAAAACAGAGAGGAAAAAACCATCCTTTGTATGGTTCAGATGAAATCCACAACTACGGAGCCACTAATCCGCGGAAGTCCCCTTCTACTCCCAAGCTCAATGAGCTCGGGATGAACAAGGAAGTccccaaaaaatgaaaaaaaatccaaaatatcCTGATTTTTTTTGGTGCAAACGTTGACAAATGTTCTTGGTGCTTGTAAATTATAACCCCGAAAtaacattcgtggaagtcatgaaaaaaacaaaaacagcACTCCAAAATACTTACGAAAATAGCATTTTTGGAGTGTTGATTTTTTTTACCATGACTTTCACGAATGTTATTTCGGGATAAAAAATTTGCAAGCATTGAGAACATTTGTCTAAGTTTGCACCAGATACTTTTAGAATTTTTTAGTATCTATTTTGATTTTACTGTTAATTAGGGAGCATATAAGCTCGGGAGTAGATACTCTGTGTCCACTAATCCGCTGCAGAGTATAGCCCAACTAGCTAGATATAGTGTCCTATCTCTTTTTTTCTCTTCGTGTGGGGAGATATAATTTCCTCGGGAGTGGAAAAACCACAGAAGACCTTTTTGTTAAAAAAATGACTTAGAAAGTGATCAAACTGGCTCAACACTTACGTGTCCACGTTTAACATGACGACGAATTACGGTAGGTTGGACGTACATATTAGCAGCCTGTTATTGGCAGGCGCCGGGGATGTCAcctccttcctcccctccctcCATCACCGCCGGGGGACGCCGCCAGCTGGGCTAAGCCCGAGGGCTGATGGATGTGGCGGGGGTCCCTCTCTCCTATGGCATGGGCCGGCTAAGCCCGAGGGCCGATGGATGTGGCGGGGGTCTCTCTCTCCCTGTGGCATGGGGGTACGGGGCCCCTCGGCGTGAGGAGGAGCAATCATTTGGGTCTTGGCAGTGCGGCGGCCGACCTTGCTTCAGGCGGCGGTGGGCCATCTGACCTCGGATCAGCGGCGGCGTGGTGGGCCTGGTGGATGAGTCTGCTGCATGCATGGTTTGGCCTCCAGTCAGATCAGATCTGGCCGGTGTGGCTTGCTCGATGCGCGGTGGCGGAGAACGTTGGCAGTCCTGTGCACACGATGCTGGATGGAGGTTTGTTGAGAAGATACAGGTGATCGAAAACCTTGCTCTCGGCTAGTTGCCATGGCTGGCATGGCAGCGCTCTTCTGTGccgtccccttcttgaaggcatagCCGTGGAGAAGTTTCAAACCTCTTTCCGCTtcctcgggggaaaccctagattagTCGATCGGATGATGGCAGCGCTCttgtgtcgtttcccccttgggggcgtcattctttgAGGTGCGCAttggctcgagggaccagtggacggttTCAGCGGTGGAGCGGCGTTTCATGTGACTCATCGATGACGTGGAGTCTCGGCGGCATGGTGCTGCAGGGTCTCGGCGACAGATGTGTGATGAAGGACGCGCGTAGGGAGGTGGCGTGTCTGGTGTCGTGGGGGTGTCGACGGCAGGCCCGACAAGGTCGATGCGCCAATACCTCctctgaagatggatcggtggagGGCGATGGAGGCGGCCTCTGCACCGTGTGCATGCGGTGCCCACTGGGACTGTGCTGGATCATTGTGTGCCTTAGACCCACTGATTGCGCCTTGGTTGAAACCTCACGCTTAGATGTTCGGTTTTGGTGTGAGGTCTTGGCAGGCGGCCTGGATAATACGCACCCCTTCATCAAGTTGTTAGGAGTAGCGACACATGTTGCCATGACGGTGGCCTCAGACttattgatgtattactttgtaagagcatctacagctggactTGACAAATTCGCCCCCTATACGCCCGCGAACGCGCCCGGGCTGGCTCGCGGACGCATCCGGACGGGCACTCATATTTCGCTCCTGGCATACGGATATCTCAAATCCAGACTCTTAAATCCATACATGTTGATCATACAAGCCAATGTCGCACGTAAATAACAAATGTTGGTACTGAGCATGATTATGTGTCGAATCTGAGGAGTCGAAGAAGTCATCTTAAATCATTTGATCAAGCGTTGTCGGTCCATACTCCTCGTAGGACGAAGCATCGGAATCCATCGTTTTCTCTAATAAAATCACAAAAAATCCGGTCAGACAATGTGTCGAACACATCAAGCGCAAGGCGGAGCCAGAGAGTTGTCGGACGTACCATGGTGCCGTTCGGGCCGGCGACAACGACCCCCGCGGCATGGACGGGTGAGAGGACTGCTCTGCCAGAGCTGGCGGGACAGAAGCTAGGAACGGCTGCGGAGTGGGTGTGAAGGCGCAGAGGGGGAACAAGAGAGGAAGAGCAAATGGATCCAGCAGCTCTGGGGTGGATATGGTGCAATTTGGCGTGGGGTCGGGCTGTCGGGTCTGATGTCGCGGGCGCGCCCGGATGTCTCCATATCTGCCCCATATTTGGGATAGATATGAGGGGTACCGGTCAGCCCGACCGTTTGAGACTCGTTTGAGGCGCCCGTCTGGGTCACATTTCATGACATGTCAGTGAcccccgggcgtttgaggcccatTTGAGGCGCCCGTCTGGATCGACATTTCATGACCGGTCAGTGACTGGACGGGCCGCCCGGGTGTTTAAGCCAGTTTTGGGACacctggttgtagatgctctaaagtCTTGGCAATAATTAATAAAAGGCCTTAATAAACTGACTGTATGCATTACCCTGATGCAGAGGTCGAGGGTcatcctccttttaaaaaaaaatTTGGTGGGAACCAACTTATGTTGGATGGGTAGCATAACAGGTATTTTCTGCCCACCAGAGTTCAAGGCCTAGAGTTGACACCAGTGTTCgcatttttctagatttattttaggCCTTTCATCGATGTGCTTTCAGTGGGATGAGGAGTTCCCATCGACTACAAAGACATCTGTGGCGACTTCGTCAATATCAGTAAGATGTGCCGGTTCAGTCTCTCGGAAGTCCGAAtaaggtagggtgtgcgtgtgtgcattaaTAGAAATGAGTGTATATGTATGAGCGTCTACGTTTGCACTGTGTTCCCAACAAATAAACACTTTGTTTCCAAAAAGCAAATAAACACTTTGTATGCAGGTAGTCTGATCAAATCAAACGGGATGACCGAATATCTAGATAGGTAGGCGTGGTGCAACAGCAGGCTGCAGCCCTTCTTCTAGTGCTTCTGCTGGTGGCGGCGTAGCAGGCTCCTCCGACGAGTCGCCGTCTCCGGTACGTGCGAGCAAGCCACACCCAAAACGCGGCGAGGCCGACGATGATGAGGCCGAATACGGCGGTGCACCCGGCCAGCATGCGGTCGTCCTTGACGCCGGACCCCAGCACGGGGATCACTATGACAGTGATGCCTACGCCGACGCCGTTTCCTACGTTGACAAGTTTGTCGGCGACTGCTACGGGCGTGCGCGGCAGGAACAGCTCCGCGTAGAACCTGATCAGGTAGAGCAGCGACCAGTAGAAGCCGCAGGAGAGCGCCAGAGGCAACCGCCACGGCGCGCCGCGGAAGAAGGAGCGAAAGCCCTGCCCCTGTAACGATACCAAGCCGTATAGACCAGCAGTGATGAAGGCAGGCCACGCGATCTGCACGGAGACGGCCATCATCCAGATTTTGTGACGGGGTTCGTGTGCCAGCGACTCCCCCAGCGTCGGCGCCGGCGCCTGCGCCGGCAGTGCAGCCATGGATCGATGTGGTTCGAGTACCAGATTGTGTAGGCGTGTGGATTTGTTCCGGGGGTACATGGTAATGTTATACGTAATGTAATAACTATAGAGGGCAAGTCTTGTTCCGACTACTGAAGGTATATGGAAACAGTAACCATGATAGATGTTTAAGGTAGGAAAGGGCACGTCTCAGGAAACGTTAGGAAAGGGAAGATGTCAAGCAGGAAAATTTTGTTACATGCCTTAACTTATGATTCGCAACAGCAGTTTTGTCGAAGTCCATTTTGGGCTAGTTTCGGTGAAGTCTAAGAGCTACTCTAACGGATTCCATATTCCCATCCGAAAGAGTCGAAGAGTTTTGGCCTTGGAAGTCACTCTAGGGGATTCTTTCGGATGCCAATAGCCAGCGAACGTTCGCTCGGAGGGGTGGCATTTGGGAaagtttttgctggcagtttcttctgAACAGTATGACAATTTCTTCGGAGAAAGTTATTTTCTTCTAAACATTGTCACCGTTTGATCTCGTCGCAACTCAAACTGCTAGCAAAAAGTGTTCGTTTTCCGTTCCCCTCGCAGCCAAGTGACGTACTCCttctgtctcataatataaaagtgtttttgACACTAGATAATGTAAAAAACGTTCTaatattatgggacggaaggagtaaaatctaaaaagaaaaaggaaaaaactgaAGAAGAAAATTGCACGTATCTTAATGTAAAATCTTAtgaatatagcatcgactgagcCTTAAAAAGTCTCAGTCAACTGAGATTTAGCATTATTGATCACCCTCAACTATCCCCTGTCATTTTGGCACTTTTCAAAATATAAGGCTCATTAGAGCTCGTGCGCCAGTGACTTTTTGAACCATATTCTTCTATCTCCACAAGTGAATGAAACTCACGATGGGAATATGCCAATGTTACCGTTGGGACATTGGTCCTGCCATGATTTCATGGCCGATGGGTCTTTTGGGTTGACTTCATTAAAAACTAGCTAATACCCCGCGCGTAGCTGCGGGAATTCATAGAAATATATGTGATCAATATTTGTGTAGTGAAGAAGAGTTGTTCAACTAATATGACAGATGCAAGGCAAAATATGGATACTGTACTAAGATATAGTTTGCATTTTTTCATGAATAATTCAATGTTTAAATGTAAACATGATACCATCCGAGAGAGTTAGACCTGAATCCATTCTTTCTAAATTTCAGATTAAAAGTTGAATTGCTATTACGATCGGTGCCTTCCCGGAAATTAGTTGAAAATGTGTAACTGGATAATATATTGTTGTGGTTTTTTCATAGTATTCCTTTTTTGGACGATGTTTCATAGTATTCTTGATATTTGCAATTTCACCATTATATGTATGTGAACTTGGTCAGCCAAACAAACTAAGTATTTCCCTAACATCGTTCCATGATTTTGGCGTCATTTTTTTTGTGGGCCGATCTAGAATGTCATCCTCGGGTGAAGACTAATGTTGTTCGTTAATTAGGGTTGCAGCACTGATAAAAAAAAGGAAAGTTGTGGAGAGAATAATCATTAATAGAGGTATTGTCAATACCCTATCAGTTCACGCAGAATCAATAATTAGTAGGTGCAGAATGAACTTGGAGGGCAGAGATTGTTCAAGTTCTGAGAATTGTTGACAAATTAGATTACTCGTAGTCAATTATGCCAGCCAGATTCACTCTCGCGAGCCGCGGTGGCTAACTCGAAAATATTCTAGAAATAAAATGGAGTAACAATTCTTCATTCAATTTTTTTAGGTAGCTGAGACATTTCTTAAGTATCTAATAGGCAATGTAGCAAGCTTGGATAAATGGTGCTAAAATAAATTTGCACAATATAATACATAGTACATTAGTTGCTAATTTATTGAACCAAAACAGGAGTACATTAGTTGCTAATTTAGTGAAACAAAATAGGAGAGATCGGTATAATTCAACACACGCACAACCCTTTGTTTGATTCTTGCCCTTAATCAGTCTGCATACTCACGTTGCATGCAGAAGGAATAATGTCAATGAAAAGCAGACTAACATATGAAGATGCGTTGATGCTGCGGTGAGCGAGTGAAAGGGGGCTAGCAATAGAGTTCATCCCGCCGCACAATAGATGGATACATGTATACACCCGGGCAGGGATCAGCGTGCTTTTATGGTATGGCCATTGGTTGCCCTCCAACCATGGCGACCATCATTGCCGCGTGCACTGCTGCGTAGCAGCCATGGGCGTGATCCCTTGACGACGACCTACTCCTTCCTCTTGCATCCCTTGTCCTGCTTTTCACTGTCTTCATCTGCTCTTCAGTGCATCAATCCCTCCTTCCCTAGAAAGAATGGCGCAGCTCCACTTATAGCGCAATGACAGCAACAACTCTGATGTGTCGACAACAACGTTTTTTTATAACGGGAGATTTCATTTCGCGGCAGCTCATCTCAAACACAACAGCCGCTATCGCGGGCAATAGCAACCCCTAAGCCATTTAGCAGGAAAGCATTTTCATCAGAAAAATAAGGGATCTTCAATAGGAAAACAGAGGATCTTCAGTGGGAAAAAGGTTTATTGGAACAAAGTTGACTGAAAGTGAGAAGCACTACATCAGAACTGGTGAAGAGCTGAAGATTGACATGGTGTTGCCTGGAACCTGGTCGCCGCCTCGCTCATCATTGTCTCTGGCTTGCCATCTGATCCCTGGTCGCCGCCTTGCTGCCTCACCCgttgctgcctccagcttgcgccgAAGTAGCCGCCGGCCCGCTGAGCCACCGCAACCTGTTAATACGGGAGGGGGTGAAGGGTGCTCGACCGCCGCTGTCTCCAGGAACCGTGGGCATGTGAGGCAGTGACGGAAGCGGGAGGGACGGGGGAGAAAATAGACGGGCAGTAAGAAGAATCGCTCACCTGGAATCGTCCCAGCCTACTCCTCCGGCACCTTTTCTTGGTGAGGCCGGACCGACCGGGGACCTGCAATATATAGCACCTTCGTCGATGTCGATTACCCCTGGATCGATCTTTTTCCTTCCTTATTACTGGAAAAATATTAAACGGAGGTTGATGAATAATATTTGATGGAGAAGGTGAAAAGGAAGAAGGAAATCAATAATAGGTGGATGTGTAATTACCGTGGAGAAGATTATGGAAACAATATATGATAGGCTGAGGAATAAGATTTGGTGGAAACGGTAAATAGGAAGAGGGAAATTAATGGGCGGGAGAGTAATTACCATGGGGAAGATTAGAGGTGCTGCCGTGGAGAAGACGGGAAGTCCCGAACAGATGTTTCAGGAGAGAGAAAAATGATGAAAGCAGATAGCTATTCGTAACTGAACGATGAGATGTCATGCATGCTGAGGTGGACTATCTGCATGTTGAGAGAATGACTTGTAGTgtggagcaacttcttaagaatgtaagattgGATCAGACGAGCCGGTCACCAGCGGCCCACCCGGACAAAAGGGTCAACCCAAATTCAGTTGCCTAAGGATATAGTCTGCCGTTACAATGCACATGCCTTTGCAAGGTTGTGACCCATGTGCTTATATGAAAACTTCAAACTATTGACCAAGACTGTTTTTTTTCAAAGTTGCAAATATGCTACCTTATGATGCGAACAATTCATGGTAGAAATAGAAATCGAGGGGCATATTCTTTGAACAACAAATTCTTAATATCCTAACATACTAAAAATCCCAACAGCTAAATGATGCTAGAAATAACGTTGTTTTGTAAATGCCACTTATTCTTGTTTTTTCTTTGCTACTTATTCTTGTGCTATCTAGTATTAAAATGGGTCCAACTGGATGGACTATTGGGCCGTCTCCAATGCTCCATGTCCCCCCTATATAGTACGTAGAGAATAGAGAAAGAGGCCAACAAGGACCAATGCTGTGGTCCGGCCCATTCCCATCCTAACATAAAACCAGTAGCGCCGTGCAAGTGCTGCCTACGTTTTGGTCAAAAAAGAAGTGCTGCCTACTCTACCCTGGGCTGCACCATAGTTATCGCACTGATCTAGAGTTACTCTTGAACACTCAATATAGCGATATGTATCGTGCCTCCGCCTGCTGGCCAAGTGTTGCGGCAGAGCTGCAACCTGTTGGCCATGCATGCATGCCACCAATTCGTTCGTTGGTGCATTTTCCCCGGCACATCAGGGTGCCAGTAGCAGTTCTCTTCCCAAGTTAGTTGGCAACTACCCTGAATGAAGCTCCTAGACCGTCCGTGGCCATCAGCTGTGCCTTTGGCGCTTCCCATGTGACCAAAAACTTTGCTATACTACTCTTTTTCTGGCGTCATGCAGATGCGGCGATAAGTTTTTGTTTTGTCCAACTGAATGTTACttactattactccctccgttcctaaatatttgtctttctagaggtttcaaatgatgactacatacggaacaaaatgagtgaatctacactttaaaatatgtctatatacatccgtatgtggtgatcatttgaaatctctagaaagacaaatatttaggaacggagggagtactagccagTAGTGGTTTGAGAACGGAGGTTGCTAAAAAAAATGCTAGCCGTCCAATTGATGAAGTCAACACTTGTTTTAGCTTTTTTTCTTGAAAGATTTTTGATCTATTTATCAACGTGGAGGTACTCCCTCGTGTTCTTTTTGCATATAAATTTTGTCCAAGTTAAACTGTCTTTACTTTGACCAAACTATAGAGaaatgtatcaacattcataaTGCCAAattaatattgttagattcgttGTGAAATGGTGTTTCATTGTAGTATATGTATTTGGTATATTGTATACGAGGGGATGACCACCGGATCAGATTGACACCTCAATTACGAACGATCTACACTACTTACTCTCTCCGTCTTTCCTTTGAGCTCATCAAAGTCAGCGGCTAGATGCCTTGTACGGACACTGAAACAAAGTCAACTAACACTTCCCGAGTTACTACATGCATCAACATCACGGTTTAATTAATTCAGGATGTCTTGCAACATTTGAATTTCTGATGAACCAAGCAAGCATTTCCGGCCAGGTTCACAGGTCACTCGTGCAGGGTTGGAGACGGCGGCTGGAGCTTGGCGTCGAGCACCTCGGAGCAGACGTTGCCCATGGCGCGGTAGAAGGCGGCGAGGCTGGCGAGCTGGGCCACCGACATCTTGGCCAtgagcgcccgcgccgccgcctcccgctcctcgcTCACCTTGAGCCTGTTCATGTACCCCGACGCGTTCCTCACCGTCGCGCCCATCTGCTTCAGCCGCTTCTCCTGCTGCACGCTCAGCGCCGTCTTCGACTCCAGGAACTCCGCGCCGGCGTCAAGGTCCCCGTCCCGGTGCTCCGCCGTCTGTTGCACGCCGGTGTTGTTGCCAAAGACGTGCATGTTCTTGGCGAGCGAGAGGCTCCGGACGAGGACCTTGCGCTGCTTATCCATTTCCCTGTTCAGTTCGGCCGGCGTGGTGACCGCGCTCTGGACGTGGGCATGAGCATGCGCGGCGGCCAGCTTCCCCTGGTATGCCACGACCGCGCGGACGAACTCCTGGTAGGCCTTGGCACAGCCGGGGTAGTCGAACTCGTCGGAGCCCTCCTTGCGCATGCGCTCCGGGTGGAACTGGAGCCCCATGATGAACTTGCCGTCGCCGGGGTTGTACGCGTCGGGGTCGTAGAACCCTTCGATCAGGCCGTCCGGCGCATGCGCCATCGGCACGAACCGATCGGCCAGCCGCCGCACGCCCTGGTGGTGGTAGCTGTTCACCATCAGTTGGTCGCCGTCGAGCAGCGACTCCGCGAACCAGTCGTGCAGCGGCGTGCAGGGGAGCACGCGCACCGGGTGCCGGTGCCCGTCGTAGTTGGCGTAGTCCATGTGGCAGACGGCGGCGTCGGCAGTCGCGGGGTGGAGCTCGTGCTGGACGTCCTGGTAGAGCGAGCCGCCGCAGGCGACGTTGAGCACCTGCGAGCCGCGGCAGATGCCGAGGAACGGGACGCTGCGCTCGAGGCAGCGGCG
Coding sequences within:
- the LOC123073843 gene encoding putative glutamine amidotransferase GAT1_2.1 — its product is MSPSPDVILPRVLIVSRRTVRKNKFVDFVGEYHLDLVVGYGAVPVIVPRVAGVHAMLDSFEPIHGVLLCEGEDIDPSLYDAGGDGDGEGDALSQEQLEAVRSLHPSDAAVDHEKDSIELLLARRCLERSVPFLGICRGSQVLNVACGGSLYQDVQHELHPATADAAVCHMDYANYDGHRHPVRVLPCTPLHDWFAESLLDGDQLMVNSYHHQGVRRLADRFVPMAHAPDGLIEGFYDPDAYNPGDGKFIMGLQFHPERMRKEGSDEFDYPGCAKAYQEFVRAVVAYQGKLAAAHAHAHVQSAVTTPAELNREMDKQRKVLVRSLSLAKNMHVFGNNTGVQQTAEHRDGDLDAGAEFLESKTALSVQQEKRLKQMGATVRNASGYMNRLKVSEEREAAARALMAKMSVAQLASLAAFYRAMGNVCSEVLDAKLQPPSPTLHE